Genomic DNA from Frondihabitans sp. PAMC 28766:
AGGTGCCCTTGCCGGGGATCGCGAACGACGACACCGGCTTGCCGGTCGACGGGTCGATCAGCTGGAGGGTGGTCGAGTCGAAGTTCGCCCCCGCGGTCGGGGTGTCGACCTTCAGCGGCGAGAGCGTCACTTTCGCGCCGGGCGTGCCCGTGACGCCGACGTTCGTGGCCTTCGCCGCGGCGAGCACGGTGATCGTCACGGTCGACGTCGTCACCTGGCCCGACGAGTCGGTGGCCGTGTAGGTGAAGGTGTCCTGGCCCGCGAAGCCCGCCTTCGGCGTGTAGACGTAGGACCCGTCAGGGGCGACCGTGACGGTGCCGTCGTCAGGAGTCGTCTTGAGCGCCGCCGCCAGGAGGGTGCCCGTGTCGTTGGCGAGCAGACCGTGCGCGGCGTCGACCGAGACCTTGTGGCCGGCGATCGTCTGGGCCGAGTCGTCGAGCGACTGCGGAGTCACGTGGATGGTCACCGTGGCGGTCGTCTTGGCCGCGCCCGGGGTCAGGCCGTTCTCGTCGATCACCGAGTAGGTGATCGTCTCCACGCCGGAGAAGTTCGTCTTCGGCGTGTAGACCAGGGCCCCGCTGCCGTTGATGGTGGCGACGCCGCCCTGCGACGGGGTGCCGACCTGCGTCACCCGCAACTGCGTGCCGGAATCGTTCGAGAGAACTCCAGGAGCCTGCAGTGTGAGGGGCGTGTTGACGGCAGTGGTGTCGGAGTCGTCGGTGACGGTCGGCAGCACCGTGAGGGTCAGCGTGCCGGTGCGCGTCGGGTTGACGCCGTCGTCGATCGTGTAGGTGAACGAGTCGGTGCCCGAGAAGCCTTTGACCGGCGCGTACGAGTAGGAGCCGTTCTGGCGCAGGGTCAGCGAGCCGTTCGAGACGTTCTGCACCACCTTCAGCACGAGGTTCGAGCCCGAGTCGTTCGACAGGACCCCCTCGCTCGCGGGCACCACGAGAGTGCCGCCCGAGGGCGCGGTCGCGGTGTAGTCGGACGCGCGGTCGCCGACGATGATCCGCACCGGTGCCGTCACCGTCTGGTTCGACGAGTCGATCACCGTGTAGTTGAAAGCGTCGGCGCCCGAGAAGCCCGCGTCGGGCGTGTACGTGTACGACGTGCCCGACTGTGTCAGCGTGCCGTGGCCGAGCTGCACTGTGCCACCGACGAGCGCCGGGGTGATGCTGCTGATCGAGAGACCAGTGCCGAAGTCGTTTTTCCGGAGGTCGCCGGCGTCGAACGTCAGCGGGGTGTCGGCCGGTGTGCTCAGCAGGTCGGACAGAGCGCGCGGCGTGACCGTGACGACGATCCTGCCGATCGAGGTCAGGCCCGACGCGTCGGTGACCGTGTAGCTGAACGTGTCGGCGCCCGAGTAGCTCGCCGCCGGCACGAAGTCGACCGTGCCGTCGGAGGCGATCGTGACCGAGTTGCCGTCAGCGTCGACGAAGGCGGTGCCGGCGGGGTTGCCGCCGTCGACGGACGTCACCGACAGGGTGTCACCGACCGCGCCGCCGAGCGCGCCGGGGGCGTCCAGGTGTGCCGTCTGGTCGGCCTTGACCGAAGTGCTCGAATTCTGCACGAACGGGTCGACGTCGATCGAGACGATCGCGTCGACGGTCTGCCCCGTCGTGTCGGTGTCGGTGTATACGAAGCTGTCCGTGCCCGAGAAGCCCGTGTTCGGCACGTAGGTGTACGAGCCGTCCTTGTTCAGGGTCAGCCTGCCGAACTGCACGCCCGTCTTCACGACGGCGGTGAGGAGCGTGCCGTCGTCGTTCGCCAGGACGCCGTGGGCGGTGTCGACCGTCAGAGTCTGGTTCGCCGTCGTCGTGCCCGAGTCGGGGGCTGCGACGGGCCTGACCTGCACGGTCACGGTGGCGGACTGCTGCTGCGCGTGCGAGTCGGTCACCGTGTAAGTGAAGGTGTCGGCGCCCGAGAAGCCGGAGGCCGGCGTGTAGACGTAGTCGCCGTTCTCGTCGACGATCGAGCCGTTCGCCGGCTGCTGCACGCTCACCGTGAGGCCGCTGCCCGAGGCCTGAGCCAGAAGGCTGGCGCTCGAGAACGGGTAGGTCTGAGCGTCGGTGATCGACGTGCCGAAGCCGTTCGCGGCCGGCAGGATCGTGACGGTGACGGCCCCCGCCGTGTGGTCGCCCGACAAGTCGGTCACCACGTAGTCGAACGAGTCGGTGCCCGAGAAGCCCGTGTCCGGCGTGTACGTGAAGGCGCCGCCGCCACCGAGCGTCACGGTGCCGTGAGAGGCGGTGGTGCCCGGGTCGGTGTCGAGGGCGACGCTCAGGCTCGATCCTGAGGCCCCGGTGGCCGGGGAGAGCAGACCGTGAGCCGCGTCGACCGAGTCTGCCTGGCCAGAGGCCGCGGTGATGGCCAGCGAGCCGGCCGCCGGGTCGACCTCGATGGTCGCGGTGCCCGAGGCCTTCTGGCTCGCGGAGTCTTCGAGGGTGTACGTGAACGTGTACGTGCCCGAGAAACCGGCCTGCGGCGAGTAGGTGACGGTGCCGTCGGTGTTCTGGATGACGGTGCCGACCGAAGCGTCGCCGACCGAGGTCAGCTCGAGGCCCGAGCCGCTGCCGGCATCGGTGAAGACGCTGGCCGGCAGGGTGATGGGCTTGTCGTCGGTGGTCGGGTGGACTGTGACGGGGTTCGCAGCCGGCGTCACCGACAGGGTCACCGGCGCAGTCGACTGATGTGTGCCGTCGGTGATCGTGTAGTCGAAGCTCACGGGGCCCGAGAAGCCCGCCGTCGGGGTGAAGGTGATCGAGCCGTCGCCGTTCAGCGTCGCGTCGCCGCCCGTCTCGGGGCCCGCCGCGGTGCCCACCTGCGAGATGCTGATGTGCGCGCCGTTGTCGCTGCCCGTCAGGGTCGACGCGGCGATGGTCAGGGGCGTCTGCGAATCGGTGCCGGTCGTCAGGTGCTCGGCGACCGCGAGCGGCAGCACCGTGATGGTGACCTTGCCGGTCGCCGTCGGGTTCGACGGGTTGGTGACGGTGTAGGTGAACGAGTCGGGGCCCGAATACGAGGCGTCCGGCGTGTAGACGTAGGAGCCGTCGGCCTCGACCGTGACCGAACCGTGGTGCGGGCTAGTGGAGAGGCTCGCACTGCTGCCGTCGGGCTGGTCGGACAGGACGCCGTCGGCCGCGCTCACGCCGTCGCCCTCGCCGGACGTCGCCGTCGTGGTGTAGTCGCCGGGAGCCGGGTTGACGGGGACGACGACGGTGGTCGTCTCCAGGGTCGTGCCGTCGGTCACCGTGTAGCTGAAGCCCGCGTTGCCGGCGAGGCCGGCGGTCGGCGTGAAGGTGATCTGCTGGGTGGTCTCGTCGTACGAGACCGTGCCGCGAGTGGCGTTCGAGACGCCGGTGATCGACAGGTTCGAGCCACGATCGTTGGCAAGGAGGGTCGACGCGTCGATGGTCGCGGTCTTGCCCTGGTCGAGCGCCGGAATGGCGTCGGGCTTGGCGACAGGGTCGACGGCGACGTGCTCGGTCGCCGTGGCGGTGTTGCCCGAGGCATCGGTGATCGTGTAGCCGAAGCTGTCTGGCCCGGAGTAGTCGGCCTTCGGCGTGTAGACGAACGAGCTGCCGTCGCTGCTGAGCGCGACCGTGCCGCCCTGCACCGAGCTCGCGTCAACTGCCGAGACCGCGACGGTCGTGCCGATGTCGTTGGAGAGCGCCGTTGACGACTGCACCGTCTCAGCGGTGTCGGCCGGCGTGGCGAGCAGTGTGTCGTCGACCGCGTTGGGGTTGACCGTCATCGTGGACGGTTCCCGTCGCGTGGTGGCCGCCGGCGTCCGTGACGACGTACGTCCAGGTGTCGATGCCCGAGTAGGTGCCCGTCGAGGTGTACGTGTAGGAGCCGTCGGAGTCGAGCGTGACCGTGCCGTGAGCAGGAGCCGAGGCGTTCGAGGCCGTGAGACCGGTGCCCTGGTCGTTCGCGAGCACGCCGTTCGCGGCGGTGGTCGTGACCGAGCCGCCGACCGTCACGGTGCCCTGGTCGGCCACGGCGGTCGGGCCGACGATCAGGGTGACGGTCGGGGTCATGGACTGGCCGGAGGGGTCGGCGACCGTGTAGGTGAAGCTGTCGGTGCCGGCGAAGCCGTTGTTCGGCGTGTAGGTGAAGTGCCCGGTCGTCGTGTCGAAGCTGAGCGTGCCGTGGCTGACGTCGCTGTTGCCGGTGATGGTGAGCCCCGTGCCGGAGTCGTTGTCGAGCACGCTCGGGCTGCTCGCGGCTGAGTCGTCGATGGCCGTGTTCGTCGGCGTCGAGTACTGGTCGTTCTGGCCGACCACGTGCTTGGCGACGAGCGTGTTGGTGAAGAGGCAGGAGACGTCGTCGTCACGCGTGCTCGGCAGGGTGACCGTTGCGGTGTCCCCGAGTCCGTTCACGCCGTACTTGCCGCTGGCCGAGGTGCAGGCCCAGGTGGTGTCGTAGTCGGTCAAGTCGGTGCCGCTGCCGGGGGCGGCCGTCTGGGTCACCGTGTAGGCGTTGCCTGCGGTGACGAGGTCGGCGCCGGCGGTCACCGCCTGCGTGCCCGTCGCGCTGCCCGTCGTGGTCGCGGTATTGCCGTCGCTGAGGGTGTTGTTCGCGCCGCCCTGGATTGTCAGGGTGAACTGGTCGGCGCTCTTCCAGCGCTGGTCGACGCTCGTCTGAGCGGAGAGGCCGTCGGCGTAGTTGCAGCTGGCGAGGTCGGTCGGAGTGAAGGTGCCGTTGCTGTCGGTGATCGTGTTCGTGGCGACCGTCGTACCGCTGACCGGGTTGATCTTCTCGATGGTGCCGTTGACCGCGACGTAAAGGAACCCGTTGGTCGAGAACGCGATGCCGGGGCTCGCGGTGACCGAGCCGAGGTTCGCGATCTCTGTCGTCGAGAGCTCGCTGGTGGTCGACACGGTGGTGGGAAGCGTGCCGTCGACTCGGACGACCTGACTGCCCGAGACGGCGTAGAGCACGCCCGTGGTCGAGAACGCGAAGTCGCCCGTCGAGGCCTGGGCGAAGTCGAGATAGCCGACCTGGCCGATCGGGGTGTCGGTCTTGGTGTTGAAGGCGTAGACCGCAGCCTTCGTGGCGTTTCCCTGTGCGTAGTAGTAGATGCTGGTCGACGGGTCGACGGCGCCCCGGTAGGTGGCGGAGGGGACATAAGCGCTGAACTTCGTCGTGGAGTCGGCCACGGGGTCGTACTTCGTGATCGTGCCCGACGCAGTGGCGGTTTTGGAGTTGAGAGTGGCATAGGCGGCGCCACCGCCCTGAGTGATGCCGAGGGCGTTGTTCGAGGGGCTCTGGGTTCGCAGCACTGTCGCAGCACCCGTGGTGGCGTTGATGGAGTCGAACGCGCCCGATGAGTTGATCCCGTAGAGCGTGTTCTCGTCGCACGAGAACAGCGCGCCGGCCGCGTGCGCCGCGCCGCCGGCGACCTGGCTCACGCCGAGGGCCATGAGCAGGACGCTCGTGGCGAGGGCGCCTGCTGTCAGGAGGCGCTTCTTGAGAGGGATCTGGGCGGCGTGCTCGGCCATGACGGAGAATCCTCGAGATTTCCGAGGCCGTGGAACGAGCGGGTGGGTGAGTCCGCCTCACCCCCTTGCACGCTCTCTGACCGGGGCGCCGCACGAATGAACCTCAGAAGTGATCTTCCGGGGTCGGCCCACGCGTCGATAGTCCCTCTAGGGGTGCCACCCTCACGGGGGCCACACCGAGTGAGCGAGGTGCTAGCGGCGCGTCGGGGTCGTGACGACCTGGCCGGCGAAGGCGAAGCCGCCCCCGAAGCCCATCAGCAGCGCGGGCACGCCCTCGGGCAGGTCGCCGCGATGCCACGCCTTCGACAGCCCGAGAGGCACGCTCGCCGCCGAGGTGTTGCCCGACTCGACCACGTCTTTGAGCACCCACTTGTGCTCGCCGTCGAGGGCCTTCGCAATCGGCTCGACGATCCGCAGGTTGGCCTGGTGGAAGGCGAGCACCCGGATGTCGTCGAGGGTGAGCCCGGCATTCGCCACGACCTGGCGGGCGTGGCCTTCGGCCTCGGAGATGGCCCAGCGGTAGATCGAACGCCCCTCCTGGGAGAAGCGCTGCGGGTCGCCGTCGACGAGCACCGCGTTGACCAGCTCGGGCACGGAGCCCCATTCGACCGGGTGGATCTCGGGCGTGTCGCTGGCCTGGATCACGGCGGCTCCGGCCCCATCGCCGATCAGCACGCAGGTCGAGCGGTCGGTCCAGTCGACGAGCCCCGAGATCTTCTCGGATGCGATGACGAGCGACGTGCGGGCGGAGCCGGTACGGATCGACTGGTCGGCGAGCGCCACGGCGTACTCGAAGCCCGAGCAGGCCGTGTTGATGTCGATGGGCGCGGGGCCGTTCAGCCCGAGCGCGACGGCGACGCGACCGGCGGCATAGGGAGTGCGGTCGGTGGCGCTGGTCGAGGCGACCAGCACCTGGTCGACCTCGCTCGGGTCGATGCCCGCGTCGGCGAGTGCCGCTCGCCCGGCCTCGATGGCCATGGTCGAGACGGTGTCGCTCTCGCTGCCGATGTGACGCGTCTTGATGCCCGTTCGCGTGGTGATCCACTCGTCGCTCGTGTCGACCATGGTCGACAGCTCGGCGTTGGTGAGGATGCGCTCGGGCTGGTAGTGACCCAAGCCGATGATGCGGCTGCCGGCGGCGGGCGTGTGGTTCATGAGACATGACGCTACGCCCGGGCTCGGGCGGGCGCTGTTCGCGACCGCTACAACGATCCGGCCGCGCCTTTGTCGGGCTGCCGCCACCGCGCCCTGCGGCACCCCGCGTTTCGGCCGTGCTCCCAGCGCCGCGGCGCGGGGAGGTCGGCCGGAATCAGGGGTGTCGCGAACGCTAGGCCGTTAGGGCGCGCTCCAGCGCCGTGCGGAAGACCGGCGTCACGGTCGCGCCGCCGAGCCGCGCCTGCAGTGCCGCGGCGGCGCGCGACGCGGCCTCGGCGACGGCTGCACCGCGCTCGGCGACCACCCTCACCCGCACCTCACCGCCGGGCGCGATCGCCCAGCCGCCGACGATCTCGCCGTCGCACCAGAGCGTCGGCCCGAGGTTGCCGTTGCGGTCGTAGAGCAGCGCGAGGTCGACGGCCGTGAACCAGTCGCGGGTCTTGTAGCCCATGGGGGTCGGGTCGAGGGCCGGCAGGAGCGTGACCACGGGGGCGTCGGCCCCCGATCCTGCGGCCGCCTCGATCGCAGCCTCGTCGAGCCCGCGATGCGCCAAGGGTTCGTCGAGCATCACGCCCGGCGCGCCGTCGAGCGAGACCTCGGCGAGCGGCAGCCCATTCAGCGCCGCGCGAACCCCCGCCTTCGTCCAGCCCGTCCACCACTCGATGTCGCTGACGGGTGCCGGGCCGAACGCCTCGAGCCACGCGCGGACGAGCGCGACCTGCGCGTCGGGGGTGCCGAGGTCGGGGAGGCCCGAGGGCCACCAGCGCTCGAGGGGCTCCCAGCGGTGCTGCCGGGCCGTCCACGCGCCGGTCGCCGTGCCGCGCACCATGCGCGCCTCGCAGCTCATCACCACGAGCAGGCTCGCCGTCACGTTCTGCGGCAGGTCGGACTTCGCCCGCGGCGGGATCAGCGTGCGCAGCCGCGGCTCGGCGGCCCCGAGCTGTGCACCGGTGGCCGACCCGAGCTCGACGAGGGCGGCGTGGGCGCCCTCTCCGACCGACTCGATCCACTCGCCGATGTCTCCCTCGACGGGCGGCACGCTGCCGTTGCGCGCCAGGCGATTGACGAGCTGCCGCCGCAGCGTCGCGGCCAGCGGCCGACTCGCCGCGGCCTGCACCACGGGCACCGTCTCGACGGGGAAGACGAAGAGCGTGCGCCGCATCGCCATCCAGCGCACGAGCGACCGTCGCTCGTACATCGCCGTCTGCACGTCGTCGATCGTGGCGCCGTGCCCGCGGGCCAGCACCGAGAGGTAGGGGGTCGCAGGATCGGTGGCGTGCAACCCGACGAGACACCTCGCGACCTCGTCGGGGCCGGTCGCGTCGCCCGCCAGATGGTGTCGGCGCGTGACGAGCGCTCGGCGCTGCCCGGCGGTGACGTCTCTCATGCCCGGACGGTAGCAGGGGCCGCCGTCGCTCCAGGCCACGCCGGTGCGACAGCGGCTAGACGAACTCGGCGCCGACCGACTCCGCGAGCGACGTGCCGAAGAGCGTGGCCGGCGTGAAGGCGCCCGGCCGACCCTCGCCGCGCGCGAGCCGCGCGGCGGTCTCGGCGCAGGCGGCCGCTGTGAACTCGCCGGCGTCGCCGATCCGCAGCCAGGCCTCGCGGGTTTCGCCCGAGGGCCACTCGACCCGCGCGTGGCCCCAGGAGTGCGCCCGGGGAGCCGGCTGATCCTTGAACTGGATCTTCGCCAGCCGGCCTGTCGCAAATCGGCGGGCGGGGCCGATGCGGAAGATCGCCGTGGCGAGCGGCATGACCGCTCGGATCGCAGGATTCGACGGCACAAGGCCCGAGCCGGCCGTGACGTCGTCGGCGTCGCTGGCCTGCCAGGCCGCCAGGAGTTCGCCGCTCGGCCCCGCCCCGGTCGACACGCGGTCGCCGTCGGGCGTCGTCAGAGTGGCGAAGTCCGTCGCGACTCGGACCCGACGGACGAAGCGGCCGCCACGAACGGAGCCGCCGCCGAATGCCGCGACGTCGGCGATCGTCTCGGCGAGGGCTTCGCCGAGCAGACCTGCCTCGGAGGCGAGCGAGGCGATCGCGTCGACCCTGACCTTCGCCGGGCGGGGGCGCCCGTCGCAGAGCTTGACGACGGCGCTCTCGATCGCGGTGACGCCGAAGCCGGCGCCCGCCACGAGGGTCTGGCCGGCCGCCGCGGCCTGCCGGTCGAGACGCAGGATGTCCTGCACGGCGGCGAACTCGTTCGAGAGGTCGACGTACGAGGTGCCCTCGGGCAGCGCCCGCGCCACGACCAGTGCCGTCCGTGTGAACGGGCCGACGAGGTTGATCACCACGGAGGGCGCGTCGGGGCCGGCGCTCTCGCGGATGGCAGCCAGCTGCTGGTCGAAGGTGCCCGCCACGATTCGAGTGTGGGCGCCGTGCTTGTCGGAACCGTGATTGTCGGAACCGTGCTTGTCGGCGAGCGCCTGGAGCCGCTCCCGGTTTCGACCGACGAGGACGAGCGGCAGACCGCGTTCGTGCAGAAGGGCTGCGATGTCTCGGCCGGTGCGGCCGGTGGCCCCCAGGATCCAGATCTCGTTCGTCACGATGTTCTCCTCGCTCAGTGATGACACGAAATGTCATCGCGTCTGAGCAGCACTGTACACATGATGACACGAGATGTCATGACTAGAATCGGACCCATGAGCCGATGGGAGCCGAACGCGCCGGAGCGCCTCGAACGCGCCGCGCTCGACCTCTTCGCCGAGCAGGGGTTCGCCGAGACGACCGTGCCGCAGATCACCGCACGCGCCGGGCTCACCCCGCGCACGTTCTTCCGCCACTTCGCCGACAAGCGCGAGGTGCTGTTCGCCTACGAGGCCGACTTCCCGACGATCGTCGCCGAGCTGATGGTGGCGGCACCGGCCGAGCTGTCGACCATGCAGCTCATCTCGACGGGGCTCGAGACCCTCGCCCGCACGAAATTCGAGCCGGAGGCCGACACGATCCTGGCCCACGACGCCGTCGTCCGGTCCGACCAGAGCCTGCGCGAGCGCGAGCTGACGAAGCGCAGCGCCCTGGCGTCGGCGATCCACGACGGCTTCGTCGCACGCGGCGAGGGCGAACTCGACGCCGCCCTCGCGGCCGAGCTGGCCGTCACCGTGCTGAACGTGTCGCTCGCGCGCTGGATCGCGGGCGGTGCGGCCGAGCCGCTGACCGGCATCCTGCGCCAGACGCACCAGCGCCTGACCGCTCTCGCGTCTGCTCCCGCCCGCTGAACCTCCCCCAGCGTCGAAATCGCGACCGATCCGGGCGCCGGATCACACCCGTTACTGCCGCAGAGCGGTTTCCAGTGCAAATGGGTCGCGATTTCGGCACCGCGAGGGTGCACTGGCAGGCAGGATGCCGAGGAACGGCGGGGTGGCGAGCGGGTTGCCGAGGCAGGCTAGGCGGCAGCGGGCACGAGGCCGCGGCGCGCCGGCCGAAGGCTGACGCGGTACTGCAGCGGCACCGCGGCGCCGGCCGGGATCAGCTCGCGCCCGTCGTGCGGGTCGCGGAGCGGCAGGTCGCCGGCGAGCAGCGGCACCGTCGTGTAGCCGGCCTCCGCCTCGCGGCGCGAGGTGCGCGGCAGGGCGACGAGGCAGAGCGGCAGGCCGATGAGCGCCAGCACCAGCGCCACGACGGGGGCGATCGACGTGTCGAAGTCGCCGACACCACGGGCCGTCATGGCCAGCAGCACGGTGACGAGCCCCAGCACGCCGACGACGCCGAGGGCGGCGGAGACGACGGTGACGAGCACCCAGGTGTAGGCCGACAGGCCGCGGACGAGGCCGGTGTTCGGGTTCACGCGACGCTCCTTCTCGAGAGGTGGGGCGCAGGATCCTGGGCCCAGACCCTCAGCGTAGGTTTCAGCCCGCTCTCGGCGCGCGTCCACCTTCGGGTGACAAGCCCGGCCGCTTCTCGTGACATTCACGCGGGCGACCTGCCACACTGACAGACATGGACTCAGTGATCGCCAACGCCTACGAAGACCTCACCGTCGAGCTCGCGCAGGACGAGGACGACGACGTCACCGTCACCGACGAGGGCCTCGAGGTCGACGGCAACCTGTTCGCCTACCTCGACGGCGAGAGCCTCGTCGTGCAGCTGCCGAAGGAGCGCGCCGACGATCTCGTCGAGCGCGGTGTCGCCTCGCGACACGCCGACGGCGGCGACTGGGTCGGGATCGCCGACCCGAACTCTGGCTCGAGCTGGCCACCGAGAGCCACCAGTTCGTCGGCGAGCCGGCCGTCGGCGGTCAGAGCTAGTCGGCCCGAGCCAGCCGACCGTCGTGGAGCTGCGGCTCTCCGAGAAGGTTCGCGAGCGCGACGCAGCGATCGCCCGCGGCGACCGCGAGTCCGTCGAGCCTCGCGACGCCGCGTCGGTGATCCTGCTCGACACGTCGGCGAGCGACTCCGGTCGCAGCTCCGAGCCGAGCGCCTTCCTCCTCGTGCGGCAGGCGACCCTGCGGTTCGCGCCGGGCATGGCCGTCTTCCCCGGCGGCGGAGTCGACCCGCGAGACTTCGATTCGGCCGTCGTCGGGCCCGACGTCGTCACCTGGGCCACTCGCCTCGGCGTCGACGCCGCCTTCGCCTCGGCCCTCCTCTGCGCCGCCGTCCGCGAGACGTTCGAAGAGACCGGCGTGCTGCTGGCCACGACCCCCGACGGGCAGTTCGTCGACCCGCAGGACGCCACGTGGCGCGAGACGAGGCGCGCCCTCGAGGCCCACGAGCTGGCATTCTCCGAGGTGCTCGCCACACATCGCCTCGTGCTCCGCAGCGACCTGCTCACGCCGTGGGCGCGGTGGACGACGCCGCGCTTCGAGAGGCGCCGCTACCGCGTGTGGTTCTTCGTGGCGCGTCTGCCGGCCGGGCAGCGGGCCGCCGCGGTCTCGACCGAGAGCGTGACCGCGAGCTGGCGCCCGCTGTCCGACGCGCTGGCCGACGCCGACAGCGGCGCGCTGGCCATGCTGCCGCCGCAGTACTATTCGCTCGCCGAGCTGCGTGCCGAGGGCGTCCCTGAGGCCGGGCCCGACGGTGCGCGGGCGCTGCCCGTCGTGGAGCCGTCGGTCGGAATCGATGCCGAGGGCGCCTACCTGCGGCTGCCCGACGAGATCCTGCGCCATGGCACCGTCTCCGGTCGAGGCGAGGGGAATGCCAGCGACCTTCGGTAGCGTTCAGCGACTGGACGACGACACGAGGGGAACACGCGCATGGAGGTCACCGCCTTTCTGGCCGACTCGGCCGAGACGGTCAACGGCAAGATCTACGCGATGGGCATCGGCTGGGATCTGCTCGTGTCGCAGTCGTTCCCGTTCGCCTTCCCCCGCGTCGCGCTCGGCATCATGATCCACGTCGGCTGGACCGACACCGACGCCCCGCACGAGTTGCGGGTGCACCTCGAGACCGAGGACGGCGCGCTGGTGCCCCTGACGCAACCCGACCCCCGCGACCCAGAGGGCGCGGTCACGACCGAGTGGGGTTCGACGTTCTCGGTCGGGCGCCCGCCCGCGCTCAGCCCGGGGTCCGACCAGATCGTGCCGTTCTCACTGAACGTGAACGACCTGGTCTTTCCCGGCCCGGGCGGCTACTCGTGGGTGATCTCGATCGACGGCGAGGTGACGACGCACCTGCCGTTGAAGGTCGCGCTCGTGCCGACCGCGGCGTGAGGTCGCCGGTCTAGAACTCGAGATCCTGCCCGCCGATT
This window encodes:
- a CDS encoding NUDIX domain-containing protein, encoding MELRLSEKVRERDAAIARGDRESVEPRDAASVILLDTSASDSGRSSEPSAFLLVRQATLRFAPGMAVFPGGGVDPRDFDSAVVGPDVVTWATRLGVDAAFASALLCAAVRETFEETGVLLATTPDGQFVDPQDATWRETRRALEAHELAFSEVLATHRLVLRSDLLTPWARWTTPRFERRRYRVWFFVARLPAGQRAAAVSTESVTASWRPLSDALADADSGALAMLPPQYYSLAELRAEGVPEAGPDGARALPVVEPSVGIDAEGAYLRLPDEILRHGTVSGRGEGNASDLR